The sequence GCAGCTGCACGCGGTCGCTGGCGGTTTCGAAGAAACCGGCGGCGGCCACCGCGTTCTGCGCCTCCAGCGCCTGCTGCACGGCGGCCAGCGGCAGGCCGAGGGTGGCGAGCTTGGTGTTGGACAGCTCGATCCAGATCTTCTCGTCCTGCAGGCCGAGCAGCTCCACCTTGCCCACATCCTTGACCCGCTGCAGCTGCAGCTGGATGCGGTCGGCGTAGTCCTTGAGCACGGCGTAGTCGAAGCCCTCGCCGGTCAGCGCGTAGATGTTGCCGAAGGTGGTGCCGAATTCGTCGTTGAAGAAGGGACCCTGGATACCCGGCGGCAAGGTATGGCGGATGTCGCTGATCTTCTTGCGCACCTGGTACCAGAGCTCGGGGATCTCCTTGGAGTGCATGGAGTCACGGGCGATGAAGGTCACCTGGGACTCGCCGGGGCGCGAGAACGAGATGATCTTGTCGTACTCGCCGGTCTCCATCAGCTTCTTCTCGATGCGTTCGGTGACCTGGCGGGAGACTTCCTCGGCGCTGGCGCCCGGCCAGTTGGTGCGCACCACCATGGCCTTGAAGGTGAAGGGCGGGTCTTCGCTCTGCCCCAGCTTGGTGTACGAGATGGCCCCGACTATGCCCAGCAGCAGCATGAGGTAGAGGACGATCTGGCGGTTCTGCAACGCCCAGGCGGATAGGTTGAAATTCACGTCGCCTTACTCCTTGGCCAGCATCTTCACCGAACGGTTGGCGCGGTCCACCGGACGCACCTGCTGGCCTTCGCGCAGCACCTGGACGCCGGCGGCCACCACCCAATCGTCGGGCTTGAGGCCTTCGAGCACCGGCACGCGGTCCTCGCCGTAGGGGCCGACGCGAACCAGGCGGCGCTTGAGCGTGGAATCCTTGGGATCGACCACCCAGACATAGGGCTGGCCGGCCTCGGCGGTCAGCGCCGAAAGGGGTACGGACAGGGGCACCGACGCGTTGTTGCGGATGAACACCCGGGCGCTCTGGCCCAGCTCCGCAGGCACCTTGCCCTCGTCGAAGGCGACCCGTGCGGCGAAGGTGCGCGATTGCGGATCGGCGGCCGGCGACAGCTCGCGGATGCGCGCCGGGAAACGCTGGTCAGGCAGCGACCAGAGTTCCACCGCCACCTCCTGGCCCACCTTGAAACGGTCGATGGCGTGTTCCGGCAGGCTGATCAGTACTTCGCGGTCGCCGTCGGCGGCCAGGGTGAAGATGGTCTGGCCGGCGGCCACCACCTGCCCCACCTCGGCGCGGCGGCTGGCGATCACGCCGTCCAGGGACGCCCGCAGCACGCTGTAGGCGGCCTGGTTGCTGGCGACATTGAACTCGGCCTTGATCTGCTTCACCCGCGCCGCGCCCGCGCGGTACTGGTTCTCCACGGTGTCGTACTGGGAGTGGCTGATCATCTGGCGGTCCAGCAGGGTGC is a genomic window of Pseudomonas resinovorans NBRC 106553 containing:
- a CDS encoding efflux RND transporter periplasmic adaptor subunit; this encodes MFRHALPLALPLSLSLLLVACGNSEPVHQAARPAMVVQPEPAADAVDTFPGEVRARYEPELAFRIGGKVSRRLVDIGARVKKDQPLAELDPQDVRLQLEASRAQVAAAEANLKLVQAERDRYRTLLDRQMISHSQYDTVENQYRAGAARVKQIKAEFNVASNQAAYSVLRASLDGVIASRRAEVGQVVAAGQTIFTLAADGDREVLISLPEHAIDRFKVGQEVAVELWSLPDQRFPARIRELSPAADPQSRTFAARVAFDEGKVPAELGQSARVFIRNNASVPLSVPLSALTAEAGQPYVWVVDPKDSTLKRRLVRVGPYGEDRVPVLEGLKPDDWVVAAGVQVLREGQQVRPVDRANRSVKMLAKE